A segment of the Acidobacteriota bacterium genome:
GCGGCGGCCTGCTTCTCGCGGGCCTGGCGCTCCTCGTCCTGGCGCTTGAGGGAGATGAGCCGGGCGTCCTCGAAGGCCTGCACGGCCGTACGGGACGCCATGGCGATGGTCTTGCGGTTCTGCTTCCGGTTCAGGTAGTCCTCGGCCTGCGCCAGGGCGTTCTCCGCCTTGGCCCAGGAATCGGAAGCGTACTTGTCGGTCTTCTGCCACAGCGCGATCCGTTTTGCGTTCAGCGCCTGGGCGTACTCGGGGGGCGCCTTGGGGTTGACCCGCATCGTCGTCAGCTTCGCGTCGGCGTAGCGGCCGCGCTGCAGAAGCTCGGTCTTGGCGTCCACCATCTCCACCTTCCCCACCGTGTCGGACCGGACGATGTTCTCCAGCACCACCGTCTCGCTGGGGATGGAAACCGCGAAATACGGCTCGGCCGTGACCACGAGGCCGAAGGCCTGGAGGCGGGTGGTGACCTTCATCTTGGCGTTCCCCCCGCTGAGCACGAGTTCTCCGAGGTTGTTGGCCCGCCCCTCCGGGGTGATGGCCCAGAGAACGTACGTGAGAAATTCCGGTCCGAAGGTGGACGGGAAGTTGAGCTTCGAGAACTTCGCGTCGATGGTGGTGCTGCCGCTCTGGTTCTTCACGTTGGCCTCGCCCACGGCGTAGGGGTGGAGCGGGGTGCCGCGAAAATCGATGCGGGTGGAGGTCCCCGGCTTGTAGGCGATCGACTTGATGGACCGCGAAACGTTGACCTTGATGATGCCCGTGTCCCCCTTGTCCTGCGCGACCAGGGCGGCTGCGAAACAGAGCGCGACCGCAAGTGCCGACCCGAATGCCCGACGTCTCATGCTGTCCTCCCACCGTGATGTGTCGCCGCCCGGAGACCGGAACGGACGGCACACGTTATCCCGTTTTTCCGCGAATCTCAAGGGGAATCTGTGGGGATTGCCCTTGACTTCGGGGAGCTTCCTCGCATAAGCTCGGCGCATCAAGCCATTGGAAGGGGCCCGTTCCCCGGGCGGCGGGTCGAGGGCCCGGCATGGTGCGGGCAGGACGGAGCGATGGTGACCGAACCCTTGGGAAAAGCAGTCGAAGGCGGAGGCGGGATGAACTACATCCAACTGTTCGAACACTACCAGAAGATGCGTTCCGAGAACATCATCCTGGCCTTCCGGGGGAGCATTTTCCAGGACACCCTGGTCCTCTTCGCGGAGGCCGTGAGGAGCCGGATCACCGAGATGAGCGCCAAGCCCGACCTGGTCAAGCGCATCTTCACCATCTTCATCGAACTCGCCCAGAACATCGTTCACTACTCGGCCGAGCGCACCCCCAAGGCGGACGACCCCGGCTCCTCCGTCGGCGCCGGGGCGCTGGCCGTGAGCGAGGAGGCGAACGGTTACCTGGTCATGGCCGGGAACCTCGTCCGGACCGCCGAACTGGAGATCCTCACGGGCAAGCTGGATGCCCTCCGCCACCTCGACCGGGACGGCCTGAAGCGGCTGTACCGCGAGAAGCTGCGGGAACCCCGCCGGGAGGGCAAGACCGGGGGGGGCGTGGGGCTGATCGAGATCGCCCGGAAGGCGGACGAGCCCCTCGACTACCGGGTGTTCCCCGTGGACGGGACCTTCTCCTTTTTCATCGTGTCCGCGAAAATCCTCAAAGAGGCCTCTCATGCAGAACCTTAAGCTGGCTGCCACCAAGTATACCCTGGCCGTCGACTTCGACGCCGAGTCGGGGGCCCTCGAACTGGCCGGTTCCTCCTACCCGGAAAACGCCGTCGACTTCTTCCAGCCCCTCCTCGACTGGGTCCGGGGGTTCATCGCCGAAGGCGCCCGCCCCCTCACGGTCAACTTCCGCCTCGTCTACATGAACACCAGTTCCACCAAGTGCGTGCTCGACCTGCTGGAAGCCCTCGAGCAGCACGTCAAGGCGGGGGGGGAGGTCCGCGTGAACTGGTACTACGAGGAAGACGACGAGGACATCCAGGAGATGGGGGAGGAACTGTCCGAGGACATCGGCCTGCCCTTCACCCTCATCCCCGTGGCCCGTTGAGCGGGGGAGCCGTGGAAGACCGGCGGCTCTTCGAGGACGAGGACCGGGTCATCCGTGACGCGGCGGCGGCCCTCGCGGACACCGCCCTGCGGGACAGCGCCCTCGGGCCCCGGTACGCCGAACTCCTCGAGCAGTTCACCCGGACCGTCAAGCAGCTCCGGCTCCTCGTCAAGCTCAGCGACCGCCAGCAGCTGAAGCTCAACCGCCTCAACGAGCAGCTCGACCTGCGCAACCGCTTCATCCAGGAAACCTTCGGCCGTTACCTTTCGGACGACGTGGTCCAGCAGATCCTCGAGTCCCCCCAAGGGGCCTCCCTCGGGGGCGAGCGCCGCGTCGTGACCCTCATGATGGCCGACATCCGCGGGTTCACCGCCCTCACCGAGCGCCTTCCGGCCGAGCAGGTGGTGGGCCTCATCACCCGCTACCTGGAGAAGATGACGGAGATCATCTTCCGGCACGGGGGAACCATCGACGAGTTCTTCGGCGACGGGATCCTGGCCATCTTCGGCGCCCCCTTCCCGCACCCGGATGACGCCGACCGCGCGGTGCGCTGTGCGGTGGAGATGCAGCTCGCCGTGGAGGAGGTCAACCGGGCCAACCGGGAGGCCGGGGACCCCGAGATCGAGATGGGGGTCGGGCTCAACACCGGCGAGGTCATCGTGGGCAACATCGGCTGCTTCCGGCGGACGAAGTACGGGGTCATCGGGAGCCACGTCAACCTGACCTCCCGGATCGAGTCCTTCACCACCGGCGGCCAGATCTTCGTCTCCGAGAGCACGCGGGACCAGTGCCGGCTCCCCCTGCGCCTGGACGGCCGTTTCGAGATCCATCCCAAGGGGGTCCCACGGCCGGTCACCATCTTCGAGATCGGCGGGATTACCGGGGAGGGGGGCTTATGCCTGCCGGAGAAGGTCGAGGAAGACCTTTCCGACCTCATCCGCCCGATCCCCGTGAGGTTCTGGGTCCTCTCCGGGAAGCACGCGGATGCCGAGAGCGCCGAGGGCAGCCTCCTGGCCGTGTCCCGCCGCGAGGCGCGGCTCCGTACGCTGGCTTCCCTGGACCGGCTGAGCGACCTCAAGATCGGGATCATGGACGGGGAGTCGGGCCCGCACCGGGCCGACTTCTACGCCAAGGTCTCCCGGGCCTTCGGGAAGGTCCCCGTGGACGCCCGCATCATCTTCACGTCCCTTCCCCCCGAAGTGCGGGAGTTCCTGAAGCACCACACCGTCGCGGAGTGAGGGACGAGGCGGCAGCGATACTTCTTGCGGCCGGCCCGCCGACCCTTGCGCCGCCCGGGGCTGAAATGGCCAAAGGACGAAAGAGCCTGAACGGCCCGGAGGACCCGGGCGTTCTCCGGAACGTCGCCCGGTGAAAGTGTCCTCGGAAAGCAACCGGGATCGACGACACGTTGGTCAACGCAGCCGCTCAAACGCCTGGATCGGTCCAGGCATCTCGCCGGGATCGTACCCGCCGCGCCCTCGCCCTGCCGGGATCATGCCCGCTGCACCTTCACCCCGTTAGGGGTGAAATATTTGTAGAAATGGAAGTTATAAAAATTACCCTCCCCCGCGCGCCGCCGGTCCGGGATGGCGCTCCGGAGCATGCTTCACCCCCGGCGGCGCGCGGGGGGAATAATTAATAACCTCTTTTACTACAAATATTTCACCCCTAACGGGGTGAGGGCACGGAGGCGCGAGGGAAATAGTCAATAACCTCTTTTGCTACCAACATTTCACCCCTGGCGGGGTGAGGGCGCGGCGGTGCGCGGGGTTAATGGGTGTTCGGGCCCTGGATCACGGGTGGGTGTCATGATCCTTTCAGTCATTTTCGCCGTTCAGGTCCTTTTGTCTTTTGGCCTCGCTCCGTCATCCCTCTGCAACGCCAGCTCCGGCGGCGGGGGGCAGACCGCCTCGACTTCCCCTGTCCCCGCGGGGTGCGGAAAACGAATCTTCCAGGAGTGCAGCCGATAGCCGCAGTCTCCGGGCAGCGCCTCCCGCTCGTCGTCGACCGCCCGATCGCGGGGCAGGCCGCCCGGCCCGTAGAGCGGGTCGCCCGCCAGCGGGAACCCCGCGAAGGCCAGGTGGATGCGGATCTGGTGGGGGCGCCCGGTGGGGATGACCACCTGGAGCAGCGCGGTGCCGTCCTGCGGGTTCCGGCGGATCACCGTCACGTGGCTGAGGGAGGGTCGTCCGCCGGGGCTGGCCGCGTGCAGGCCCGGGAGGAGCGGGTGGGGGACGGGGCCGATGGGCGCGTCCACGGTGAAGGTGTCGGGCATGCCGGTCCCGGCGGCAA
Coding sequences within it:
- a CDS encoding OmpA family protein, which produces MRRRAFGSALAVALCFAAALVAQDKGDTGIIKVNVSRSIKSIAYKPGTSTRIDFRGTPLHPYAVGEANVKNQSGSTTIDAKFSKLNFPSTFGPEFLTYVLWAITPEGRANNLGELVLSGGNAKMKVTTRLQAFGLVVTAEPYFAVSIPSETVVLENIVRSDTVGKVEMVDAKTELLQRGRYADAKLTTMRVNPKAPPEYAQALNAKRIALWQKTDKYASDSWAKAENALAQAEDYLNRKQNRKTIAMASRTAVQAFEDARLISLKRQDEERQAREKQAAAAKAKAEAEAKAAEEARRQAELTAEREARMKAEAELKAAQAKAEADRKEAAARAEAERQRQAAERARLEAERAEKEKQALRAMLLDQLNRVLETRDTPRGLVVNMADVLFDLNKYNLRMEAREKLAKLSGIVLAHPGLKLEVEGHTDSTGSDEHNMELSQKRADAVRDYLEGQGLDPATLTSRGFGKDMPVADNATAEGRQKNRRVEIIVSGEVIGTRIGH
- a CDS encoding SiaB family protein kinase; protein product: MNYIQLFEHYQKMRSENIILAFRGSIFQDTLVLFAEAVRSRITEMSAKPDLVKRIFTIFIELAQNIVHYSAERTPKADDPGSSVGAGALAVSEEANGYLVMAGNLVRTAELEILTGKLDALRHLDRDGLKRLYREKLREPRREGKTGGGVGLIEIARKADEPLDYRVFPVDGTFSFFIVSAKILKEASHAEP
- a CDS encoding DUF1987 domain-containing protein, with translation MQNLKLAATKYTLAVDFDAESGALELAGSSYPENAVDFFQPLLDWVRGFIAEGARPLTVNFRLVYMNTSSTKCVLDLLEALEQHVKAGGEVRVNWYYEEDDEDIQEMGEELSEDIGLPFTLIPVAR
- a CDS encoding adenylate/guanylate cyclase domain-containing protein — encoded protein: MVLRGRRRGHPGDGGGTVRGHRPALHPHPRGPLSGGAVEDRRLFEDEDRVIRDAAAALADTALRDSALGPRYAELLEQFTRTVKQLRLLVKLSDRQQLKLNRLNEQLDLRNRFIQETFGRYLSDDVVQQILESPQGASLGGERRVVTLMMADIRGFTALTERLPAEQVVGLITRYLEKMTEIIFRHGGTIDEFFGDGILAIFGAPFPHPDDADRAVRCAVEMQLAVEEVNRANREAGDPEIEMGVGLNTGEVIVGNIGCFRRTKYGVIGSHVNLTSRIESFTTGGQIFVSESTRDQCRLPLRLDGRFEIHPKGVPRPVTIFEIGGITGEGGLCLPEKVEEDLSDLIRPIPVRFWVLSGKHADAESAEGSLLAVSRREARLRTLASLDRLSDLKIGIMDGESGPHRADFYAKVSRAFGKVPVDARIIFTSLPPEVREFLKHHTVAE